A DNA window from Camelina sativa cultivar DH55 chromosome 17, Cs, whole genome shotgun sequence contains the following coding sequences:
- the LOC104757984 gene encoding outer envelope pore protein 24A, chloroplastic-like, with amino-acid sequence MTMKASFKGKFDVDKSGGTASLAFNAGNVKLRATMTDAALVAGPSLNGLSLAVEKPGFFIIDYNVPKKDVRFQFMNTVRIAEKPLNLTYIHMRRDNRTIVDASLVVDPANKLSANYTVGTKNCKLKYTYVHGGMATFEPCYDLSKNMWDFAVSRKLYGGDSLKATYRTSSKMLGLEWSRNSKTTGSFKVCASMNLAEELKTPKLTAETTWNLEI; translated from the exons ATGACGATGAAGGCTTCTTTCAAGGGAAAGTTTGATGTTGACAAGAGCGGTGGCACTGCTTCGCTTGCCTTCAACGCCGGCAATGTTAAGCTACGCGCCACCATGACTGATGCTGCTCTCGTCGCCGGCCCTAGCTTGAACGGCCTCTCTCTCGCCGTCGAGAAGCCTGGCTTCTTCATCATCGACTACAACGTCCCTAAAAAG GATGTTAGGTTTCAGTTCATGAACACTGTCAGAATTGCAGAGAAGCCTTTGAATCTGACTTACATTCATATGAGAAGAGATAACCGGACAATTGTTGATGCGAGCCTTGTGGTTGATCCGGCTAACAAGTTGTCGGCTAACTACACGGTGGGTACAAAGAACTGTAAGCTCAAGTATACTTATGTGCATGGAGGTATGGCTACATTTGAGCCTTGTTATGACTTGTCTAAGAATATGTGGGACTTTGCCGTTTCTCGTAAACTTTATGGTGGTGATAGTCTCAAGGCAACTTATCGGACTTCTAGTAAGATGCTTGGTTTGGAATGGTCGAGGAACTCCAAAACGACTGGATCTTTCAAG GTATGTGCATCAATGAATCTAGCCGAGGAATTGAAGACGCCAAAACTGACCGCAGAAACGACATGGAACCTGGAAATTTAG